The window GAATAATTTCTTAAATaggtaaaaaaagaagaaaaaaattagtgaTTATGAGATTTGCTCgtatattaattaatcACACCAATTACAACGCGTCGTTTAAAATGATGCTCAACTAAGcccaaacaaaaataaaaaaaatatatttattttatttgcggggaaaaagaaatgcaAATTGGTTGAAAGTTCTTtgtgttattgttatttccagatatttttattttatttgtttgttcaattcaatcttttttcctttttctttttctacttttcatccatttttaaatatatattctcATTACCATTTCCCTTTATCTTTATCGTAGTATAAACAATACACACCCCCCCCCatccatatataaataagtaCACAAAATGTCAAGTAACAACGAAAGAACctttattgctattaaacCAGATGGTGTTCAAAGAGGATTAATCTCTAAAATCTTAGGTAGATTTGAAGACAGAGGCTACAAGTTGATTGGTATCAAGTTAGTTACTCCAACTGAAAACTTATTGAAACAACACTACGCTGAACatgttaataaatcatttttcCCTGGTATGTTAAGTTATATGATGAGCGGTCCAATTTTGGCCACCGTTTGGGAGGGTAAAGATGTTGTTAAACAAGGTAGAAATATCTTAGGTGCTACTAACCCATTGAATAGTGCTCCAGGTACCATTAGAGGTGATTTTGCTATTGATATGGGCAGAAATGTTTGTCATGGCTCTGATTCTGTTGAAAGTGCTGAAAGAGAAATCAATTTATGGTTTAAAAAGGAGGAAATAATTGACTGGAAATTGACTTCTTTGAGTTGGATCTAtgaatagttttttttttttttctttgaacTCTCCATATTCCTTATATACGTGTATTTTTCATGCTATTTAAGTAAGtttaatgttattttgCTTAATATAACTCTATATGTAAAGATGATCTCTATTAACTTGATGTCATActttaaaactaaaaaaaaagtataaaagtaataaaaaataaaattcaaaaaaaatgcatcGGCCGGGAATCGAACCCGGGGCCCAACGATGGCAACGTTGGATTTTACCACTAAACCACCGATGCTTTCTACATTCCTTTATAAAGAATGATATAAGCTACAGAATAGTAGTATCAGCACACTGTAAAAAAGGAGTGCGATTATTATGCTTAGTAAACATGATCCATAAAGCATTACAAATGAAGTATAATCAGAACcaacaataaaagtaaGAGCTAAAACAAttgagagaaaaaaaaaaaaaaatttatattttgaaggAGATTCTTAATGATTGGTTTATAggtttaaataatttattattatcattattatacgCAAAGACCTAAatagaacaagaaattaattataaCATCCAAGCTCGCAATTACACCAATTAATTGTGAATTATATTTACAATGCTGTTTACTTTATTTCAATCCTATTTTTGTGGACAATTCATACggtactatttttattttaattttagctcatcttttttaagtatatttatttacaaatatataatcaATAGTTACCCCTTAACATGAACTTATCTATcatgtttatatatagcttttggtttatttaattGTGCAAAGTTGTTAGGTATACAAACAAAAGTAACATATGATCAAATTACAACCTATAcggaaaaattataaatatggGGATATATATGTATCAATTGTAGTCAAGACGAATAAGATTTTTGATATAggtatttttgtattaatgTGGTCTTATAGTGAGATCAAGCTGGTAATGTTgccaaagaaaaacaaagaaaaaaagtttaaactCTATAGGAATTAAAAATCGGGagattaataaaaaaaaaaaaaaaagctttcTAATTAGTGATGTTAAATACCACACCGATAATTCCATTAactatgtatatattttaattaaagggaaacataaataaataacaaaaaaagggcctgatatctttatatatgacATGAACTATTTAGCTTGTTACTGTAATTGTAgtgttaaaattaaaaataaaaaaataattcatatAGCCTGACCTTTAGAAAtcataaaagaaaaaaaaaaaaaaaaaagcggGGAAGCATAAATGGTTTATAGTGGCAtgccaatatttttttattttaaagtgtgctattattatcatcctTGCTagaatttttaacaaaaagaaaaaaaaaaaaaatggtcagattaatttttttgaaacatAAGGGccatttcaaataatatcatATTATAGTCGCAACAGCTAACACACGATGAAACGTAGTTTgctgtttttattttattttaaatttatataaaagacAGATGTGATCGAAAAACCAGAAACTCTTTTCAGTtcttattttccttttccttttacaTTTCGTAAATACATACATACTTCTTTCTTCCACAAGgttgtaaaaataaaactctTAATCatcgaaaaaaaatatcgaattatatatatacacatacgtatccaacaacaataataaaaatccttacaaacgaaaaaaaaaaatgaacccaactattattaaacaattgGCTAGAACTTCTATCAGATTGCAACACACAGTTCCACATTCAACGGGTGTTTCTGCTCGTCAATGGTTTGGTGTTTTTGGTGGTGTTGCTGGCGGTTTGGCAGGTGGTGCTTTATTATTGTCTTGGTGTTACTCTGACAATACAATTGACAGAATTTTCAAGAATCAAAGATATGCTTTAGGCTCTAAACCACACAACTagggattttttttttttttttcagaaaTCTCAATAaccttttattatatattttgtttgcGACGGTACCAGTGTCTCGCCTATTATGATCTAACGACAATTTCAATTCATATATCAAActtatttttctatatatacatagatatatatatatatttgatattttactctttctatatttatatctatacaataataatagtaataataatattttttttttaaccttTTGAATTTTGCCTGCAAAAGGGTGTGGGAAGTTTTCTAAGCAAGACCAGATTTCCAAGTTTGATTCATAAACTCTTTGCCCAACAAGTTGTCTTGGATATGTTTGATTAATTCTTGATCAGTAT is drawn from Saccharomycodes ludwigii strain NBRC 1722 chromosome V, whole genome shotgun sequence and contains these coding sequences:
- the YNK1 gene encoding nucleoside diphosphate kinase (similar to Saccharomyces cerevisiae YKL067W | YNK1 | Yeast Nucleoside diphosphate Kinase), with translation MSSNNERTFIAIKPDGVQRGLISKILGRFEDRGYKLIGIKLVTPTENLLKQHYAEHVNKSFFPGMLSYMMSGPILATVWEGKDVVKQGRNILGATNPLNSAPGTIRGDFAIDMGRNVCHGSDSVESAEREINLWFKKEEIIDWKLTSLSWIYE